The DNA window ACCTCACGAAGAACGGATCCCCACCGTGACGGCTCGCCACCAGCGCACGATGTCCCGCAGAAAACTCCTCGCCACGACAGCGGGCCTGGCCCTGGCGGTACCCGCCGCGGCCACCTGGCTCGAGGTGAGCGCCAACGCGTCCACCCCCGCCACGCTCCCCCTCGACCTGGTCAACACCACCGGCAACAGCACGGTGTACGCCTACGTGCTCGGGCGCGACCCCGCGGCAGGCGGCAACTGGACCTTCATCCAGGCCGACGGCTCCAGCCTGTACCACCCGCCGGCTCCGGCAAACGATCAGACCCCGCTCGGGGTCGACTGCGCCATTCCGCTCAACGCTTCCGACTCCGGGGCACGGAGGGTGACGCTGCCGCGCCTGGACAGCGGCCGCATCTACTTCTCCGTCGGCACGAAACTCACCTTCCTGATGAACCGCGGTGGCGGCCTGGCCCTGCCGTCGGTGAGCAACCCCTCCGACCCCAACGCGAACGTTCCTCACGACTTCTGTGAATTCACCTTCAACAGCGACCAGTTGTACGCCAACATCACGTTCGTCGACATGGTCTCGCTGCCGATCGCCTTCGAGCTGGAGACCGGGCAGGGCACCCAGACGGTGCGCGGGCTCCCCGCCGACGGACTGTCTCGGGTCGCCGCCGCGCTACGGGCCCAGTCCGCCGCCGACGGCAGCGACTGGAGCAGGCTGATCGTCACCGCGGGCGGCCGTGACCTGCGCGTACTCAGTCCCAACCTGGCGATCCGCGGCAACAGCGCCTTGTTCCGCGGCTACTTCGACGGCTACGTCGACGAGGTGTGGAACAAGTACCGCTCCACCGACCTGCGCGTCGACACCCAGTTCACGTGGGGAACCGTCACCGGCCGGGTGAACGGCGACACCCTCACTTTCCCCGGAGTCGGCAGCTTCACCAAGCCGTCGACCCTCTCGATCTTCTCCTGCAGCGACGCGCCCTTCACCACGGGCAACGACCTGATGGGCAATCTCAGCGCACGGCTCGCCGCAGCCTTCAACCGCACCACCCTGCTGGACAACCCGCACCAGCCGACCGCCGAAAATCCCGCCGCCTTCTACACCCGCCCGCGCACCAACCACTACGCCCGCATCCTTCACCACACCACCCCCGACCACCTCGGGTACGCCTTCCCGTACGACGACGTGCACCCGGCCGGAGTCGACTTCGAGGGCAGGGTGCAGTCCGGCAACCCCGGCCGCTGGACCATCACGGTCGGCGGTATGGCCGGCGGCGGTGGCACACCGACCCCGACGCCGACCGCCACCGCCCCGGGCGGCGGGGTCAGCGCCTTCACCACCATCCAGGCCGAGGCGTTCAACGCCCAGTCGGGAGCACAGGTCGAGGCTTGCTCCGACCACGGCGGCGGATCCGACGTGGGCCATCTGTCCAACGGCGACTGGCTCAAGTTCTCGGCCGTCGCTTTCGGCTCCACCGGCGCCACCCGCTTCGACGCCCGTGTCGCTTCCGGCGCCGTCGGCGGAGTCAGCGGCCTGATCCAAGTCCGCCTCGACAGCCCCACGGCCACGCCGGTCGGCCGCCTCGCCATCGGCAACACCGGAGGCTGGCAGGCCTGGCGCACCGTC is part of the Streptomyces subrutilus genome and encodes:
- a CDS encoding beta-1,3-glucanase family protein, with the protein product MTARHQRTMSRRKLLATTAGLALAVPAAATWLEVSANASTPATLPLDLVNTTGNSTVYAYVLGRDPAAGGNWTFIQADGSSLYHPPAPANDQTPLGVDCAIPLNASDSGARRVTLPRLDSGRIYFSVGTKLTFLMNRGGGLALPSVSNPSDPNANVPHDFCEFTFNSDQLYANITFVDMVSLPIAFELETGQGTQTVRGLPADGLSRVAAALRAQSAADGSDWSRLIVTAGGRDLRVLSPNLAIRGNSALFRGYFDGYVDEVWNKYRSTDLRVDTQFTWGTVTGRVNGDTLTFPGVGSFTKPSTLSIFSCSDAPFTTGNDLMGNLSARLAAAFNRTTLLDNPHQPTAENPAAFYTRPRTNHYARILHHTTPDHLGYAFPYDDVHPAGVDFEGRVQSGNPGRWTITVGGMAGGGGTPTPTPTATAPGGGVSAFTTIQAEAFNAQSGAQVEACSDHGGGSDVGHLSNGDWLKFSAVAFGSTGATRFDARVASGAVGGVSGLIQVRLDSPTATPVGRLAIGNTGGWQAWRTVPADIGRTTGTHDVYLTFDSGQPADFVNVNWFSFA